One stretch of Clavibacter michiganensis DNA includes these proteins:
- a CDS encoding putative quinol monooxygenase has protein sequence MSTTVHLEIQVDESRLADVADVLAETLQATRAFAGNEGLEVLVDDADPARMIVVEQWASTADHDAYVAWRATPDGAARLGEVLAAPPVTRVFSGRIALAL, from the coding sequence ATGAGCACCACCGTGCACCTCGAGATCCAGGTCGACGAGAGCCGCCTGGCCGACGTCGCCGACGTCCTCGCCGAGACCCTGCAGGCCACGCGCGCCTTCGCGGGCAACGAGGGCCTCGAGGTCCTCGTCGACGACGCCGACCCAGCCCGCATGATCGTCGTGGAGCAGTGGGCGTCCACCGCCGACCACGACGCCTACGTCGCCTGGCGCGCCACGCCCGATGGCGCCGCGCGCCTCGGCGAGGTCCTGGCCGCGCCGCCCGTGACCCGCGTGTTCAGCGGGCGCATCGCGCTCGCGCTGTAG
- a CDS encoding MMPL family transporter produces the protein MATLLYRLGRISFLHPWCVVAAWILVLGILLGGGLALGGKTQESFSIPGTESQEAIDRLAAVFPQAAGASAQIVTEAPAGAKVTDDADKAAIEATATAAGEVPGVTTALSPFSEYATDAVSDDGTVAITTVQFSGQSDQVTTATLDALKESAQAAEDAGLTVSFGGQVFQDVHYGVTVTEAFGVLFAGLVLVLTFGSMLAAGLPLIGALVGVAASAGALMAASKFVTVSSASPLLAVMIGLAVGIDYALFILMRHRTQLANGMPVERSAATAVATAGSAVIFAGVTVIIALLGLLVVQIPFLTVMGLGAAFAVLLAMGVATTLLPAMLGLAGERLRPKEGSRAARRAKAQAEGTQRTLGARWVKIVTKVPIIPVVIVIGIAGLLAVPASQLQLGLPSGATEPAGSTSRVAYDTVSDAFGPGHNGPLVVLVDITQTTDPIGVLGQIGDEIRGLDDVAFVGTGTPNPSVDTAIIQVVPDSPPESAETTALMQSIRDLAPGLQDRYDTRVSVTGTTAVQNDISQRLDQALVPFGIVVVGLSIILLMIVFRSIFVPIKAAVGFLLSVVVSFGTVVLIFQQGLFADALGVTPGPILSFMPILLMAILFGLAMDYEVFLVSGMREDFVHHGDAKRAIVTGFSGAARVVTAAALIMFFVFAAFVPEGAGVIKTIALGLAVGIFFDAFLVRMTLVPAAMALLGKRAWWIPRWLDRILPDVDIEGEGLREHQDDVDWARASGAAVAAERLVVGVPGRRLAPVDLSAPAGSLVLVEGEVADRRLLGATLGARLAAMSGRAHVAGHPLASESGRVLTSVAMADLGRVDRVDSGVTVGDLLAERIDLSEPMGRRRGARARQEEWLGRLDQAADAAGARRIGADDPVGSLLPLERAIALTAVAAAGRAPVLVLDVVDPFPDAAAERAFLAALPALVHESTTVLLGAPWFPDEHGIPGRPTVRLRLAADDAPAPDALGRPDIDQPVTTGKETRR, from the coding sequence ATGGCCACGCTTCTGTACCGGCTCGGCCGGATCTCGTTCCTCCACCCGTGGTGCGTCGTCGCCGCGTGGATCCTCGTCCTCGGCATCCTGCTGGGCGGCGGCCTCGCGCTCGGCGGGAAGACCCAGGAGTCGTTCTCGATCCCGGGCACCGAGTCGCAGGAGGCCATCGACCGGCTCGCCGCCGTGTTCCCGCAGGCCGCGGGCGCGAGCGCGCAGATCGTGACCGAGGCGCCGGCCGGCGCGAAGGTCACGGACGACGCCGACAAGGCCGCCATCGAGGCGACCGCGACGGCCGCGGGCGAGGTCCCCGGCGTCACGACGGCGCTGTCCCCGTTCTCCGAGTACGCGACCGACGCCGTGTCCGACGACGGCACCGTGGCGATCACGACCGTGCAGTTCTCCGGGCAGAGCGACCAGGTGACCACCGCGACGCTCGACGCGCTGAAGGAGTCCGCGCAGGCGGCGGAGGACGCGGGGCTGACGGTGTCGTTCGGCGGCCAGGTGTTCCAGGACGTCCACTACGGCGTCACGGTCACCGAGGCGTTCGGCGTGCTGTTCGCCGGCCTCGTGCTCGTGCTCACGTTCGGGTCGATGCTCGCCGCCGGCCTGCCGCTCATCGGCGCGCTCGTCGGCGTCGCGGCGTCCGCGGGCGCGCTCATGGCCGCCTCGAAGTTCGTCACGGTGTCGAGCGCCTCGCCGCTGCTGGCGGTGATGATCGGCCTCGCGGTCGGCATCGACTACGCCCTCTTCATCCTCATGCGGCACCGCACGCAGCTCGCCAACGGCATGCCCGTCGAGCGCTCGGCGGCGACCGCCGTGGCGACGGCCGGGAGCGCCGTGATCTTCGCGGGCGTGACCGTGATCATCGCGCTGCTGGGGCTCCTCGTGGTGCAGATCCCGTTCCTCACGGTGATGGGCCTCGGCGCGGCGTTCGCAGTGCTGCTCGCCATGGGCGTCGCGACCACGCTCCTGCCGGCGATGCTCGGCCTCGCGGGGGAGCGCCTCCGGCCGAAGGAGGGCTCGCGGGCCGCCCGCCGCGCGAAGGCGCAGGCCGAGGGTACCCAGCGCACGCTCGGCGCGCGCTGGGTCAAGATCGTCACCAAGGTGCCGATCATCCCCGTCGTGATCGTGATCGGCATCGCCGGCTTGCTCGCCGTGCCCGCGTCGCAGCTGCAGCTCGGGCTGCCGAGCGGGGCGACCGAGCCCGCCGGATCCACCAGCCGCGTCGCGTACGACACCGTCTCCGACGCGTTCGGGCCCGGCCACAACGGACCGCTCGTCGTGCTCGTCGACATCACGCAGACCACCGACCCGATCGGGGTGCTCGGGCAGATCGGCGACGAGATCCGCGGGCTCGACGACGTGGCGTTCGTCGGCACCGGCACGCCGAACCCGTCGGTCGACACCGCGATCATCCAGGTCGTGCCGGACAGCCCGCCCGAGTCGGCGGAGACCACGGCGCTCATGCAGTCGATCCGCGACCTCGCGCCCGGCCTCCAGGACCGCTACGACACGCGCGTCTCCGTCACGGGCACGACGGCCGTGCAGAACGACATCTCGCAGCGGCTCGACCAGGCGCTCGTGCCGTTCGGCATCGTGGTGGTGGGGCTCTCGATCATCCTGCTGATGATCGTGTTCCGCTCGATCTTCGTGCCGATCAAGGCCGCGGTCGGCTTCCTGCTGAGCGTCGTCGTCTCGTTCGGCACCGTCGTGCTGATCTTCCAGCAGGGCCTCTTCGCGGACGCGCTCGGCGTGACGCCCGGTCCGATCCTCAGCTTCATGCCGATCCTGCTCATGGCGATCCTGTTCGGGCTCGCGATGGACTACGAGGTGTTCCTCGTCTCCGGCATGCGCGAGGACTTCGTGCACCACGGCGACGCGAAGCGCGCCATCGTCACGGGCTTCTCGGGCGCCGCCCGGGTGGTCACGGCCGCCGCGCTCATCATGTTCTTCGTCTTCGCGGCCTTCGTGCCGGAGGGCGCCGGCGTCATCAAGACCATCGCGCTCGGCCTCGCGGTCGGCATCTTCTTCGACGCGTTCCTCGTGCGCATGACCCTGGTGCCCGCCGCCATGGCGCTGCTCGGGAAGCGCGCGTGGTGGATCCCGCGCTGGCTCGACCGGATCCTGCCGGACGTCGACATCGAGGGCGAGGGCCTCCGCGAGCACCAGGACGACGTCGACTGGGCGCGCGCGTCCGGCGCCGCCGTCGCGGCGGAGCGGCTCGTCGTGGGCGTACCGGGCCGCCGGCTCGCGCCCGTCGACCTCAGCGCGCCCGCCGGATCCCTCGTGCTCGTCGAGGGCGAGGTCGCCGACCGGCGCCTCCTCGGCGCGACGCTCGGGGCGCGGCTCGCTGCGATGTCCGGCCGCGCGCACGTCGCCGGGCACCCGCTCGCCTCCGAGTCCGGTCGCGTGCTCACGAGCGTCGCCATGGCCGACCTCGGCCGCGTCGACCGGGTCGACTCCGGCGTCACGGTGGGGGACCTCCTCGCCGAGCGCATCGACCTGTCCGAGCCGATGGGCCGCCGCCGCGGCGCCCGCGCGCGTCAGGAGGAGTGGCTCGGGCGCCTGGACCAGGCCGCCGATGCGGCGGGCGCGCGGCGCATCGGCGCCGACGACCCCGTGGGATCGCTCCTGCCGCTCGAGCGCGCCATCGCCCTGACGGCCGTCGCCGCCGCCGGGCGCGCCCCCGTGCTCGTGCTCGACGTGGTGGACCCGTTCCCGGACGCCGCCGCCGAGCGCGCGTTCCTCGCCGCCCTGCCCGCGCTCGTGCACGAGAGCACGACCGTGCTCCTGGGCGCGCCGTGGTTCCCGGACGAGCACGGGATCCCCGGCAGGCCCACCGTGCGCCTCCGCCTCGCGGCGGACGACGCGCCCGCTCCCGACGCCCTCGGGCGCCCCGACATCGACCAGCCCGTCACGACCGGCAAGGAGACCCGCCGATGA
- a CDS encoding YhgE/Pip domain-containing protein: MTTRTVRRRLAVALVAIVPLAVAGLFIGSLSDVATGVERVPAAIVNQDEIVQQKAQDGTESPVLAGRLLVTQLTSDDNQAFDWTITNADEAQRMLDDGEVYAVLTVPKDFSSSIVSLSTDAPKRAEISVKTDDAHGYLTGAATQAVGVGMTSVFGNAITSQFVSGIYTTFGGLKGSLTDAGAGADKLADGATQLSAGATTLGDGITQLGDGVGQSQQGASKLADGLGTYTGGVSQLSSGLDRLQTGAAGLSQVSDGVGKYAGGAGQIAAQVQGIRQQLAANPQSAPIAAQLEPLEQGLDQYAAQGQALATQAAAGIQGVQQGIGQSASGASQLAANGGALVSGARQLSDGLGQLRTGTTSAATGAGDLATGADALSSGATELGTGLTQGAEQIPSLDADQASQASGVVADPVGLTVERENEIGNPGDAIAAIFVPIGLWLGAFATFLVLRPAARRLLASSAGTGRVMGRVLARAALIALAQVVLLVALVHAALGLSLALLPATLGFAAVTAAAFTAIHYLLRQAFGRAGLVVSLILLAIQAAAMGGVIPMQLVAAPFQAISPFLPLTYAASGMQAIIAGGAPGLAWGAAGVLAVFLLLSLAVSYLVTRRSRRAKSLGLVPGTAPSSVAVAV; this comes from the coding sequence ATGACCACCCGCACCGTACGCCGACGCCTCGCCGTCGCCCTGGTCGCGATCGTGCCCCTCGCGGTCGCCGGCCTCTTCATCGGCTCGCTCTCGGACGTCGCGACGGGCGTCGAGCGCGTGCCCGCCGCCATCGTCAACCAGGACGAGATCGTCCAGCAGAAGGCCCAGGACGGCACCGAGTCGCCCGTGCTCGCCGGCCGCCTGCTCGTCACCCAGCTGACCAGCGACGACAACCAGGCCTTCGACTGGACCATCACCAACGCCGACGAGGCGCAGAGGATGCTCGACGACGGCGAGGTCTACGCGGTGCTCACGGTGCCGAAGGACTTCTCCTCCTCGATCGTGTCGCTGTCGACGGACGCCCCGAAGCGCGCCGAGATCAGCGTGAAGACGGACGACGCGCACGGATACCTGACGGGCGCGGCCACCCAGGCCGTGGGCGTCGGCATGACGAGCGTGTTCGGCAACGCGATCACCTCGCAGTTCGTCTCCGGCATCTACACGACCTTCGGCGGCCTCAAGGGATCGCTCACGGACGCGGGGGCCGGGGCGGACAAGCTGGCCGACGGGGCCACGCAGCTCTCCGCGGGGGCGACGACGCTCGGCGACGGGATCACGCAGCTCGGCGACGGCGTCGGGCAGTCCCAGCAGGGGGCGTCGAAGCTCGCGGACGGCCTCGGCACCTACACGGGCGGCGTCTCGCAGCTCTCCTCCGGGCTCGACCGGCTGCAGACGGGGGCCGCCGGGCTCTCGCAGGTGTCCGACGGCGTGGGGAAGTACGCGGGCGGGGCCGGGCAGATCGCGGCGCAGGTCCAGGGGATCCGACAGCAGCTCGCCGCGAACCCGCAGAGCGCGCCGATCGCCGCTCAGCTCGAGCCGCTCGAGCAGGGGCTCGACCAGTACGCCGCGCAGGGGCAGGCCCTCGCGACGCAGGCCGCTGCGGGGATCCAGGGCGTGCAGCAGGGCATCGGGCAGAGCGCGTCCGGCGCATCGCAGCTCGCGGCCAACGGCGGCGCCCTCGTCTCGGGCGCCCGCCAGCTGAGCGACGGCCTCGGCCAGCTGCGCACCGGCACGACCTCGGCGGCGACGGGCGCGGGCGACCTCGCGACCGGCGCGGACGCGCTCTCGTCCGGCGCGACCGAGCTCGGCACCGGGCTCACGCAGGGCGCGGAGCAGATCCCGTCGCTCGATGCCGACCAGGCGTCCCAGGCGTCGGGCGTCGTCGCGGATCCGGTCGGCCTCACCGTGGAGCGCGAGAACGAGATCGGCAACCCGGGCGACGCGATCGCCGCCATCTTCGTGCCCATCGGCCTCTGGCTCGGCGCGTTCGCGACCTTCCTCGTGCTGCGTCCGGCCGCGCGGCGGCTGCTCGCCTCCTCGGCCGGGACCGGCCGCGTGATGGGGCGCGTGCTCGCGCGCGCGGCCCTCATCGCGCTCGCCCAGGTCGTGCTGCTCGTCGCGCTCGTGCACGCCGCCCTCGGCCTGTCCCTCGCGCTGCTGCCCGCGACCCTCGGGTTCGCGGCCGTCACCGCGGCGGCCTTCACGGCGATCCACTACCTGCTCCGGCAGGCGTTCGGGCGCGCGGGACTCGTGGTGTCGCTGATCCTGCTGGCCATCCAGGCCGCGGCGATGGGCGGGGTGATCCCGATGCAGCTCGTGGCCGCGCCGTTCCAGGCGATCAGCCCGTTCCTGCCGCTCACCTACGCGGCGTCGGGCATGCAGGCGATCATCGCGGGCGGTGCCCCGGGCCTCGCGTGGGGCGCGGCGGGCGTGCTCGCGGTGTTCCTGCTGCTGAGCCTCGCGGTGTCGTACCTCGTGACGCGGCGCTCCCGCCGGGCGAAGAGCCTCGGGCTCGTGCCCGGGACGGCGCCCTCCTCGGTGGCCGTCGCGGTCTGA